DNA from Armatimonadota bacterium:
CGGGTGGCGTCCGCATCCAGGATGATGCGGGTCGGCGGCGTCGCCCGCCGGCACTCCACGAACAGCTCCACCAGCGCCGCCGACATGCGCACCAGATCCTTGGCTCCTACCGCATTCTCCAGCCGCGACAGCGTCGGTTGGCTACCCAGCGCGGCGCCCGTCACCGGCGCCCGCCCCAGCGCCAGTTTGAACAACCCATCGGCGCGCAGGGTGTCGAAATCATTGCAGTGGCTAAGCTCCAACGAGTCGGAGCCGCCATGGCGGCCCGAAGGGCCTAGCCATCCT
Protein-coding regions in this window:
- a CDS encoding transposase — translated: GWLGPSGRHGGSDSLELSHCNDFDTLRADGLFKLALGRAPVTGAALGSQPTLSRLENAVGAKDLVRMSAALVELFVECRRATPPTRIILDADATR